ATAGCATCGAAGCCTTCTGTCTCAAGCTTGCGAAGTCTGGAATCTATATTGCCGCGAATCCATTCAATTTGAAAGTCAGGACGATAAGCTTTGAGCTGAGACGCTCTGCGCAGACTGCTCGTCCCTACTTTTGCGCCTTGAGGCAGCTCATCCAGGGAAGATCCGGTTCTGGATATGAGGGCATCTCTTGGATCCTTCCTGCGCGGCACAGCACCAGTAGTCAGTGGTTCGGGAAGTACAGAGGGCATATCCTTCATACTATGTACGGCCATATCAATCTCGCCGTTCATCATAGCCTGCTCAATTTCTTTGACGAACAGCCCCTTGCCCCCGACTTTGGACAACGTGACATCCAGGATTTGATCGCCCTTCGTTACAATCTTCTTGATCTCAAAATCAAATAGAAGCCCATGCTGCTTACACAGGTTCTTCAAATCATCAATGACATGCCCTGTCTGTGTTAGAGCCAGTGCACTTTGTCTGCTTCCTACTACAATCGTTCGCATTTATTCATTACCCTCCTGATTGTCTGCAATCCAATTATTTCGTTGTTCATCGGACCATAATTCGAAGCGTCCTTCTCTGATTTCATCTAATATATTTAACTCTAATACTTTTCTCAGCAGATGTCTTCTCTTGCTTGGATCTTCAATACGAGACAGAATCGTTTGACGAATTTGATGCAAAAAATCAAAGTACACTTGATATTCATCACCATATTCTTGCTCCAGCTGCTGTGCAATGCGTGCGACTGCTCCTGGACTTGAACCCGAGGCTGACACAGCGATTGACATCCTGCCGCGGCGTACGACACTCGGTGTAATAAAATCACCGCTGCGAGGCTCATCTGCGCTGTTCACCAAAGCACCTGTCTCTTTCGCTTCTTTAACCACCTGTCGGTTAATATCCGCGTGATTTGTAGCTGTATATACAAGAAAAGCCCCTCTCAGGTCTCCCTGACGGTAGGGCCTTTGAATCCAGGAGACTTCACTCAGCTGAGCCAGCTGAAGAAGTCTCTCGGTCATCGTGGGACTGATGATCGTAATGTTCGCTCCTGAATTAAGAAGTCCACTTACCTTGCGCTCAGCCACTGGACCACCGCCAATTATAATGACAGTGCGACCTGAGCAATCCAGCCATATCGGAACATAAGCTTGCTCCATTTACTTCACTCTCCTGTCCAGCGGTGAAATACAGACCAAGCATTACTGATAAAACTAATAATGACAAAGACATAACCGATTAGCGTCCACCGTGCCATAACATGGGGAGCATGACCATTATATCGTTTTGAAATGAAGTATCCTAAATAGATGCATAATGCAATAAGTGTTGAAAGCACTTTGGCATCGAGTAATAATGGCCAGCGTTTCTCTGCCATGATCGATAATACAGCAAGCATGACCGAAACGCCGAGCATCGGAGTCCCGATAGAGCTTGACTTGTTCATGTACAAATAGAGCATTTCAAGACTCGGCATGCGCCGCATCGTATCGCCCCATTGCTTCGACTTGAGCCTGAAATGCAGAAAAAGATAGATCGCAGCAAATACGGCAGCGAGCGTTAGTGCAGCAAACCCCAGATTAGCAAGAGCGATATGCATGACAAGAAGCCCATGCACAGTCTGCCAATTCAGCATTGGATTGACGACCGGAGCAAGCCAAAAAT
This sequence is a window from Paenibacillus urinalis. Protein-coding genes within it:
- the hemC gene encoding hydroxymethylbilane synthase; translation: MRTIVVGSRQSALALTQTGHVIDDLKNLCKQHGLLFDFEIKKIVTKGDQILDVTLSKVGGKGLFVKEIEQAMMNGEIDMAVHSMKDMPSVLPEPLTTGAVPRRKDPRDALISRTGSSLDELPQGAKVGTSSLRRASQLKAYRPDFQIEWIRGNIDSRLRKLETEGFDAIILAAAGLSRMGWEDRITAYLSPDTCLPAVGQGALGIECRKDDKELLHLLSLYNDLETALPVAAERKFLNVLNGGCQVPIGAYATWASHQEEDEHKQLIELTGMVGTPDGSTVLKETLIGSDPERLGEEVAERLIQKGAEKILADVRG
- a CDS encoding precorrin-2 dehydrogenase/sirohydrochlorin ferrochelatase family protein — its product is MEQAYVPIWLDCSGRTVIIIGGGPVAERKVSGLLNSGANITIISPTMTERLLQLAQLSEVSWIQRPYRQGDLRGAFLVYTATNHADINRQVVKEAKETGALVNSADEPRSGDFITPSVVRRGRMSIAVSASGSSPGAVARIAQQLEQEYGDEYQVYFDFLHQIRQTILSRIEDPSKRRHLLRKVLELNILDEIREGRFELWSDEQRNNWIADNQEGNE
- the ccsA gene encoding cytochrome c biogenesis protein CcsA, giving the protein MSTVDTIHTMLIYIYALSLLFYFSDCIRRNTSAKRMGTGLLVVVFLMQLIYLILRTVELGHIPIYSMYDFVFLFTFSMVITSLIMTTFRKSEYIVFLLNVVGFSALVLSDFWLAPVVNPMLNWQTVHGLLVMHIALANLGFAALTLAAVFAAIYLFLHFRLKSKQWGDTMRRMPSLEMLYLYMNKSSSIGTPMLGVSVMLAVLSIMAEKRWPLLLDAKVLSTLIALCIYLGYFISKRYNGHAPHVMARWTLIGYVFVIISFISNAWSVFHRWTGE